CATCATGGGGGGCGCTCTATGCAAGCTTGTCTTTGGTTGTCCAAACAAGGTTTTAAGGACTTGACGAATGTGGAGGGCGGGATCGACGCTTGGTCGATTCAAATAGACTCTAAAGTGCCTCGATATTAACACTGAAAAATGAGTTCTTTCCTTTTATATCAGCCATTGGCAAGATACGCCTCTTAAAAATCATGACCTTTATCGAGAAAATATTTGATTTGCTGAAGCGCCATCCGAAACGGATTGTATTTCCTGAAGGCGATGACCCAGTGGTGATGAAAGCGGCTGAAGAGTTTGCCCGTATGAAGTTAGGTGCGCCCATTCTCTTGGGGAATCGGGACTTGATCCGACAGCATGCCGAGGAAAATGGATTGACCTTAAATCACGTCCGATTAATAGACCCTACGACTTCTACTGAACTTCCGGCTTTTACGGAAAGGATGAAAAAAATCGCCCGTTATCAATCAATGAATGACGAGGAAGTAGAAAAACTGATCATTAATCCTAATTATTTTGCTGCGATGATGGTGCAATATTCTAACGCGGATGGTTTTGTCGGTGGAAATACCATTACCACGGGGGCTCTATTGCGTCCGCTGATGGCACTGATTAAGCCATTGCCCCATATGAAAACTCTTTCGAGTTGTATGATTTTCGAAACACAGAATAAACAAATCGGCGACCACGGGGTGCTTTATCTTGCTGATTGTGGTATTATTCCAGAGCCTACAGTCGATGAGTTGGCAGATATCGGGCTTGAAACGGCAAATCTCGCCCGTCAAATGTCCGGTTTGGTTCCACGTGTGGCTTATTTGGCCTTCAGCACCAAGGGAAGTGCGAAACATAAAATGACTGAAAAGATGGCCGCCGCCGCCGCCCTGTGTAAACAAAAAGCCGAGGCAATTGCCTTCAAAATCGAAGTCGATGGTGAATTGCAGGTCGATACAGCTATTGATTGGGAAGCGGGCCAGGAAAAAGCACCAGATAGCACGGTTGCCGGGCAAGCCAATGTTCTGATTTTCCCTGATCTAAATGCGGGGAATATAGCCTCGAAACTCTTGAAGTCCGTTTCCGGTGCAAATGCTTATGGGCATATGATTCTAGGATTAGATCGTCCGGCTGCTGATATTAGCCGTGGATCCACATGGGAAGATGTCCTTGGGTTAGCCGCGCTTGTCGGCTTGCGTGCCGTCGAATATCATAAGCTTTACGAAGATCTCTACTAGACCAAAACAGACCATGAGACAGGAAATTAATTGGCGCACGAGGCGTACTGATAAAAGTGTTTACGAGGTCCGTGTATCGAGATGGTCCGGGGAAATGAAATTTCAATTTATGGAAAAGGGCTCTGATAATTGGGATTATGAGCGCGAGCCAGAGCTGCATGATTGGGAGGATTTGCTTGATGCCTTGGAGAGGCGGTATTCCCGCAAGCAGGCTACTGACCAGGAAATTACTTTCGTAAAAAACAAAATTATAGAGATTAAAAAAGATATGCCTCTTGCCGGTTAGTCCAGCGGCCTTTTCCAGATGGGGACCGTTTTTTTCATTTCATCAATGATCCATTGGCAGGCGGCGAATGCTTCTGCACGGTGTCCTGCACTAATACGGAGGTAGAGGGAGGGTTCGCCGGTTTTGACGAGTCCTATCCTGTGTTGCAGGTGGATTGTATTGATAGGCCAACATTTGAGCGCATCAAAGAAAAGACGGGAAAATTGCACACGAGCCATCTCCTCAAAACATTCATAATCGATTCCTTTGATTTGTTTTTCACCTTCTTTTGAACGCACGACACCTTGGAATTCAATAATCGCCCCTGATGAAGAATCATAAAAAGGCTGGGCCGACGTGATGGGTTCACGGGAAATAATCAAAGTGCAATTCTGTGGTAGGGTCAAATGCGACATAGGTGAAATTTAGCCGCCTTGCACCGGCGGCATGAGTGAAATAATGTCTCCATCCTGAAGCAGGTCGCCACGTTGTGCATATTCCGTCCCGTTGGCAATCAGGATTGATTTGTCCCATTCTGTGAGTTTTGGATATTGCTCGTAAACCAAAGTGAGTAAGTCCGAGATAGAGCTGTTCACTTCTAGGTTTCTTGAAATGGACTCGGCTTTGGTAATGTCTTTGAGATGGGCCCAAAAGTGAATGGTGACTGTCATGGTCGGAAAAATAACCTATTGTTTTGGTTTCAAGCGTATTTGCGGATCGCTGATTCTTTCAGTGTGGCGATGAATGGGAGGTTGCGGTAATAACCTTTATAATCAAGACCATAACCCACCACAAATTTATCGGCTATTTCAAAACCGGAGAAATCTGGTTCCACATACCGGACCCTTTCGACATTTTTTGTGAGCATCACGGCCGTTTTGATTTCCCTGGCTCCACGCATCGCGAGTTCCTCCCTGACACGTGAAAGAGTTAAACCCGTATCGAGAATATCATCAATAATGAGCACATCCAAATCCTGGACACTGAAATCATGATTTGTGAGGATATTGATGACCCCGGAAGACTCCGTATTGCCCTGATAACTCTGGGCGTAAAGGCATTCAACCCTCAATGGCATGTGGATTTGGCGGACTAAGTCAGTAAAAAACATCATACTGCCATTGAGGATGCTGATCACGGTTAGTGGCCGACCCTTATAGACTTTTTCGATTTGCTCTCCCATGATGACAACGGCTTTAAGGATATCTTTTTCGGAAAAAAGAATCTGGTCAATATCCTCAAGCATAGGGCAACCGATTAACGTTTACTGGAGACAGGGGTGGCTCCAATATCTTCGCGGACATTCTGCATCTCACGCTTCATCAAAAGTGCGACTGATGAAGCCGGTTGGAGGGGAATCGCTTGACCCCAGAGTTTGACCGCCTTCTGTAAATCATTTTTGTCTTTATAGATCAGGCCGGCATAATAATAAATGTATTGCCTCATTTCACGGTCAAAATGATCAGGAGCCTTCTCGATTAATTCCGCAAGCTTGAGAAAATCACTTTCGGACTCCGACTTTTTCCCGCAAAAGAATGGCAGGTTCCAATAATTAATGGCACGTACTAACCGGACATGGACATCTTCAGGCACTTTGTCGACGGCGGCATCCATGGTCTTCCCTCCTTTTTTGAGGTAGTCCAATGCTTTCGGGCCGAACCCTATATCCCGGCTGCGTAATGTATAAATACTGCCCAAATATACCATCACCAACATATTATCAGGATATTGGGCATGCATTTTTTCGAAGTCAGCCTCTGCTTGTAAGACGGATTTCTTATCTCCTTTGACTCCTTCATTGTGTAGCTTGATGGCCGCTTCCAAATCGGCTACAGGTGAATCCTGTACGGCACCCGCTATTTGCGAATCTTTGACCTCTGGGACATTTCCATAAAGTGTGGAGACCAGAAATAGGAGAGAGAAAAACAATGATACGTGTTTCATCAGGATGACAGTCTATGGGGGAGAAACGGGTTCGCCAAGCTTTTTTCTTGCTCTCGTGCGTAAGCCGATATTCCCCGGTCTTTTCAGGCAGAAAACTCTAAAGCCCTAAGAGTTTTGGATCAGGCAATCCCCAGCTCTTCGAGAGCCTTATATATTCTTCTTGGGGGAGTTGCACCAGAACTGGTTTACCTACGGGATCGAGCCAGCGGAGCAAGGTCTCGATATTATTCACAGGCATGACTGTGCACCCTGCACTGGGAATATTTTCCCCGCGTTGAAAATGGAAGAAAATAGCACTCCCCATGCCGGGCTTGGCATCGGGATAATTGTGCTCAATCAAAATACGCCAAGTATAAGTGGGGTCTTCCGGTTTCATCCTCTGATCTTTGAACCATGCTGGTGGATTTGCGGGATTAATGCGGATGATATGGTTATAATTTGGCAGCTTAGGATTATCGATCCAAGCATCGGAGGTGGTCACTTGATAGAAAGGCCAGTTTTCAGCACCCTTGAGCGGTTTAGCTTGGTTACTGTAAACAGTGCCTATTTTAAAAATGCCAGCTGGTGCGCGTTTGTCGCGCTCGACTTTTTGGATTCCTTTTTGTGGGGGATTGATTCCGATTCCCCAAGCTAATCCGTTTTTACCGTAAATAACACGCCACGGGCCATTTGAGACTTTCCATTCCCCATTATTCTGTTTGTCCAAAAGCCATAATTTCCCGGTCACGGAGTTCCAAGTATCAGCGATTGATACTGCTACTTGGTCACCTGGAATGAGCGGGGTGGCTTTAACAGCTTGCCCGGAGGCACCTGTCGATATGAGCAAGAGGCCAGCAAAAGCAAATAGGGCCGTTCTCATGGATTTAGGGTGTCTTAGCAGGGATAAAACTTTCAACTGGTGCTTTAACAACAGATGTTTGGGGGGCCGGTGCTGCGGCTTGAGGCATATTTGCGATGGGAGCGGGCGTGGTAGGTGCCGTTGTTTTATTAACGGTGGATGAAGCTATCGTTGTCACTTTTTCTTTTGAAATTGATTGTTTGGTGAAGTCATTTTTTGCGGTTTTTGGCATGACAGCCCCCATATAAGGATAAATCGTTACCGGAGTGCCGATACCTGTAACACTGTAGATATTTGCAGCCATCACATCAGGTAATCTCACACATCCATGGGAATCGGCGCGTCCAGGAAGGTATCCAGCATGGAATCCAATGCCTGTAAATGTCAAACGTTGGAAATGGGGCATGGAGGCTGGCCGATAGTAGCACCCTGAGGGAACAGCACTGGAGGGAGTTGCATCATGATTTACCACAGCACCAGTCTCCGAGTTTACAACACATCCATAAAGATTTGATTTATGATCGACTTTTTTGTTGACGATTTTGTAGTATCCCGCTGGCGTGTCATGACCTTGTTTCCCCGTGCTGACTTCTGTTTCTGCGATGATTTCTCCACCCCTCCAGACGAACATTCTTTGCTCGGCAATAAAGATCTCCACCTTT
This portion of the Verrucomicrobiota bacterium genome encodes:
- a CDS encoding phosphate acyltransferase, with amino-acid sequence MTFIEKIFDLLKRHPKRIVFPEGDDPVVMKAAEEFARMKLGAPILLGNRDLIRQHAEENGLTLNHVRLIDPTTSTELPAFTERMKKIARYQSMNDEEVEKLIINPNYFAAMMVQYSNADGFVGGNTITTGALLRPLMALIKPLPHMKTLSSCMIFETQNKQIGDHGVLYLADCGIIPEPTVDELADIGLETANLARQMSGLVPRVAYLAFSTKGSAKHKMTEKMAAAAALCKQKAEAIAFKIEVDGELQVDTAIDWEAGQEKAPDSTVAGQANVLIFPDLNAGNIASKLLKSVSGANAYGHMILGLDRPAADISRGSTWEDVLGLAALVGLRAVEYHKLYEDLY
- a CDS encoding molybdenum cofactor biosynthesis protein MoaE; translation: MSHLTLPQNCTLIISREPITSAQPFYDSSSGAIIEFQGVVRSKEGEKQIKGIDYECFEEMARVQFSRLFFDALKCWPINTIHLQHRIGLVKTGEPSLYLRISAGHRAEAFAACQWIIDEMKKTVPIWKRPLD
- a CDS encoding MoaD/ThiS family protein produces the protein MTVTIHFWAHLKDITKAESISRNLEVNSSISDLLTLVYEQYPKLTEWDKSILIANGTEYAQRGDLLQDGDIISLMPPVQGG
- the hpt gene encoding hypoxanthine phosphoribosyltransferase, with translation MLEDIDQILFSEKDILKAVVIMGEQIEKVYKGRPLTVISILNGSMMFFTDLVRQIHMPLRVECLYAQSYQGNTESSGVINILTNHDFSVQDLDVLIIDDILDTGLTLSRVREELAMRGAREIKTAVMLTKNVERVRYVEPDFSGFEIADKFVVGYGLDYKGYYRNLPFIATLKESAIRKYA
- a CDS encoding L,D-transpeptidase family protein produces the protein MRTALFAFAGLLLISTGASGQAVKATPLIPGDQVAVSIADTWNSVTGKLWLLDKQNNGEWKVSNGPWRVIYGKNGLAWGIGINPPQKGIQKVERDKRAPAGIFKIGTVYSNQAKPLKGAENWPFYQVTTSDAWIDNPKLPNYNHIIRINPANPPAWFKDQRMKPEDPTYTWRILIEHNYPDAKPGMGSAIFFHFQRGENIPSAGCTVMPVNNIETLLRWLDPVGKPVLVQLPQEEYIRLSKSWGLPDPKLLGL
- a CDS encoding L,D-transpeptidase family protein; the encoded protein is MKKNKYLPVAGAIFALIFLVQTTGIYAQSTKQRTVQGPVTYTDIKTKERQLEEAKKAGKTKMVKVYKPAHQPTWTWTPEVLTAGPVKVEIFIAEQRMFVWRGGEIIAETEVSTGKQGHDTPAGYYKIVNKKVDHKSNLYGCVVNSETGAVVNHDATPSSAVPSGCYYRPASMPHFQRLTFTGIGFHAGYLPGRADSHGCVRLPDVMAANIYSVTGIGTPVTIYPYMGAVMPKTAKNDFTKQSISKEKVTTIASSTVNKTTAPTTPAPIANMPQAAAPAPQTSVVKAPVESFIPAKTP